The proteins below are encoded in one region of Apostichopus japonicus isolate 1M-3 chromosome 4, ASM3797524v1, whole genome shotgun sequence:
- the LOC139966564 gene encoding uncharacterized protein — protein MNIFRNSRALLYKVQLYKTVTCNNHLYQNSTNVRCICLSRGLLSSEEKADKTDRSQQVPTAPHFRTSETRKSKQEGNFDRQDASNGSYSKYSPYTLPHPIWSEQEMNNIEITHEPPKGLADWVAYFGVKTLRLGFDVFSGFVIGERNEKKWLNRVIFLETVAGVPGMVAAMTRHLHSLRRLKRDHGWIHTLLEEAENERMHLISALMIKKPSWFFRACVLISQGLFVNIFFIGYLVSPRMCHKFVGYLEEEAVKTYTKLLQDIDSGVLPQWKTMPAPDVAIGYWKLSPEATMRDMFRAIRADEAHHREVNHKLSSLNPNEDNPFPPGE, from the exons AATGTAAGATGCATATGTCTTAGTAGAGGTTTGTTGAGCTCAGAGGAGAAAGCTGATAAAACAGATAGAAGTCAACAAGTCCCCACTGCTCCACATTTCAGAACATCAGAGACGAGGAAAAGCAA ACAGGAAGGGAATTTTGATAGACAGGATGCCTCCAACGGAAGTTACTCTAAATATTCTCCATATACTTTGCCTCATCCGATATG GTCGGAACAGGAGATGAACAACATTGAGATAACACATGAACCTCCCAAGGGGCTTGCTGATTGG GTAGCCTACTTTGGTGTGAAGACCCTGAGATTAGGCTTTGATGTATTTTCTGGTTTCGTTATCGGTGagagaaatgagaaaaaatggCTCAA TCGGGTGATATTTTTGGAGACGGTCGCAGGTGTTCCTGGCATGGTGGCAGCAATGACCAGACACCTTCATTCCCTTCGAAGGTTAAAGAGAGATCATGGATGGATACATACTCTCCTTG AGGAGGCTGAGAATGAACGTATGCATCTCATCAGTGCTCTTATGATCAAGAAGCCAAGCTGGTTTTTCAGGGCTTGCGTCCTCATTTCACAAG GGCTGTTTGTCAATATCTTTTTCATCGGATACCTTGTGAGTCCTCGCATGTGTCACAAATTTGTCGGTTATTTAGAAGAAGAAGCTGTGAAAACGTACACCAAGTTGCTACAG GATATTGACAGTGGTGTGTTGCCACAGTGGAAGACCATGCCTGCTCCAGATGTTGCTATTGGTTACTGGAAACTATCG CCCGAAGCCACAATGAGAGATATGTTTAGGGCAATACGTGCCGATGAAGCTCATCACAGAGAAGTGAACCATAAATTGAGTAGTTTGAATCCTAATGAAGACAACCCATTTCCTCCTGGCGagtga